The region CTACGAGTGTGTGATCGTCGACGAAGCACACCGGGCGGGACGCCGCAACCGCGGTGCATCGCACCGGAACGAGAAGGCCGATCCGAACAACTTACTTCGCTTCCTCCAACGTGTGGCCGAGCGGACGCGCAGTCTGCTCCTCGCGACGGCGACACCAGTGCAACTGGATCCGATCGAAGCGTGGGATCTACTGGAGGCGCTCAATCGCGGCAATGAGACTGTCCTTGGAAGCCGGTACAGTCGATGGCTAACCCGCCCGCGCGAGGGGCTGAACTACGTGCTCAACTGGGCGAAACCACCGGAGAATCTACGAGAACTGTGGGAGTGGGTTCGTGACCCACTGCCACCGGCAAGCGAGGCACCAGCATTCGAGATTCTTCGCCGGTCGCTCAATATGAACGAGACTGAGAGTTGGGCACCACCCGAGGCGTTCGATCGCCTCTCCCAACCAGCACGGCGGCATTTGGAATGGATCAGCCGCGAGTTCTTCCAAAACTACAATCCTTTTCTCCGGCATATTGTCCGACGGACACGTGAGTATTTGGAGCAGACCATCGACCCAGAAACGGGGGAGCCATATCTCACGCCGGTACGGGTACGCTTATTCGGTGAAGGCGAGCATGATGCGCTCTTGCTCCCACCGCTTCTCCAAGATGCCTACAACACTGCTGAAGAATTTTGTCAAGAAGTGGCATCGCGTCCTGGGTTCAATTCGGGCTTTCTCAAAACACTTCTCCTGCGCCGCGTCGGGAGCACGATTGAGGCGGGACGGCTGACAGCACAGCGCCTGCTTGAAGGGAGGGAGCAATCGGAAGAGGACGAGGAAGATGAACGCCCATCGTCCCTTCACCCGCTCACGCAGCGAGAACGGGAGCTGCTCGAACGATTTCTCCAGTTGCTCGAAGCGGCGCGAGCAGCAGATCCCAAATTGCAAGCGGTCACGGACATTCTCTGCCACGGTGTAGACGATACCGAACCTTGGCGCCAGTATGGCTGCATCGTTTTCAGCCAGTATTACGACTCAGCCCATTGGATTGCTCAGCACCTCTCCCAGTATCTCCCTGAAGAAGAGATTGCCTCTACGCTGGAGCAAACAAGTCGAAGCTTTTTTCAAGGGGGAATGCGACACACGTTGGCCGGGATGTGCTGAAGGAGCGTGTGCAACGAGGTGAATTGCGTATTCTCGTCGGGACCGATGCTGCTTCCGAGGGACTTAACCTGCAGCGTCTTGGCGCCCTCATTAACGTTGACCTCCCGTGGAATCCGACGCGGCTTGAACAGCGCAAGGGACGCATTCAACGCATCGGGCAACCACGGCCAATAGTATTCATCTATAACCTGCGTTACCAGGGATCGGTCGAAGATCGGGTGCATCGTCTGTTATCAGCACGGCTCCAAGCAATTCATGCTCTCTTCGGACAACTTCCCGATACGCTCGAAGACGTGTGGATTGCGCTCGCTCTACGCCAAGAAGAACGGGCCCGACAAATCATCGATGCAACCCCTTTGCAGCACCCCTTCGAACTACGCTATCACCGGGTTACCCCAGTGGACTGGGAGTCGTGCGCTGCCGTACTGGAAAAGACAAGTCAGCTGGAGTTTCTGCGGCAAGGATGGAAGTAAAGATAACATGGCGGTGTCCTGTTGATAGCACGCTAACAAAGGAGGCGGCATTTTCTGGTCAAAGAGTTCCCCTGCGTGAGGTCTCCTCTCGTGGTCGAGCATCTGCCGGTCAGCGAACTACCTGCGACATGGGAGTGTCTAGCGCAAGCACGCAACACGGCAAAGGTAATCGCCGTTATCCTCGATCAGTTGCGCATGGCGAGCACCACGCGTAAGCACTGGTATCTATAAGGAAACCCTTGACGGATTCCCCCGCTTTCGTGCCTCGCTAAACGCAAGAGACCAGGCTGTCTACCGCGCGATTCTGCATGGAGATCACGTCGGTGCACCGTCATCAACATCTCGTTAGCGCAAGCCACGCGCGTTTGATCAGCGTGTCGCACGCTCGATCTGCCAATAGCTCTCACTGAACTCGAACCGGAATTGGTGGATCGATGGACAAGCAGTCGGGAACAGGTTAGCACCCGTGCCCTACCCTCTGAAGCGGCAGTAGCATTAACCGGTTGGAGGACACGTACAGCTGAGTGCAACCAAATCGATGGGAGTTGAGCTTCGTCCCGCTATCCCCGATACTTACTCGTGACGACAAAGGGGGAACACATGACAGCACGGCTGACGCACGAAAACGAGATCCACGAGTTGACCCCTGAGGAGGCCCGGGAACTCTTCGAACGCGAGGCGCAACGGCGCCTGCACATGAGTGGTGATGAGTTCAAGCGGCGCTGGCAAGCCGGTGAACTTGACCCGGAAGACCCCAATGTCCGGATGGTCGCGCTGGTGCTGCCGCTCGCGCACTAGCACACGATGGCCGGCAAGACCCGCCGTGAAGCGATCGCTGCCTACCTCGAGCCGCTCAAGGAAACCCTGGCGTGTGTTTGCCCCCAGCGCTACCGGCACGTTGCCTATCACGGGCCTGATCCAGCCGGTCTCTCCGTGCTCGTTGTGCATCGCCTTGAGC is a window of Thermorudis peleae DNA encoding:
- a CDS encoding helicase-related protein, with translation MQRGELRILVGTDAASEGLNLQRLGALINVDLPWNPTRLEQRKGRIQRIGQPRPIVFIYNLRYQGSVEDRVHRLLSARLQAIHALFGQLPDTLEDVWIALALRQEERARQIIDATPLQHPFELRYHRVTPVDWESCAAVLEKTSQLEFLRQGWK